Within Desulfolithobacter dissulfuricans, the genomic segment CGGAAGGGCCGGGTTTGTCCGGGCTTTGGATGCCCGGGTGGCAGAGGTTGACTGACCGCCTGCCGGACTGGCGACAGAGGTGGCCATGGTTTTCGTGCTACTGGTCAGGAACCGGGGCAGGAAGACCACGGTCGCTGCCCCGCTGAGGATAAAGAAGAGCAGGATCGCGATGATCTTTTTTCTGCTTCCCGTCCTTTCCGGAGTGGAACTGCGGGCAGGGGGCGGCGCCTGCTCCGGAAGGGAGCCGCTCTCTTTCTGCCGCTGTTCGAGATGTTTGAGCGTCGTGAAGAGTTTGCTCATCTACAGTACCTGCAACCTCAGGATGATGACCAGTTCCACCCGCTGGCGGCGGTCGGCACTGTATTTGAACATGGAGCCGATAAGCGGGATATCCTGAAAACCAGGCAGGCCGGAGTCGTCGTCCTGTTTCTTGTCCTGGATAAGGCCGCCCAGAATGACCAGTTCACCGGATCTGGCCCGGACCACGGTGGAGGCCTCCCGCAGGTTCACCACCGGAAAGGCGTAGCGGTTGCCGCCCTGGTATTCTTTCTCGGCCAGGGAGATGATCTCGCTCTTGATGGGCACCAGGTGCAGGCTGACATTGCCCGACTCTTCGATTTCCGGGGTCACCCCCAGGAGCACGCCGTCAAACAGGGAGCCGATTTCCACGGTCGGTGACTGGGTGGTGCCCACGTCGGTGCCGGTGGTCTCGAGCTCGAAACTTCGCAGGTAGGAGACCGACTGGCCTACGCTGATCATGGCCGACTGGCCGTTGAGCACCTTGAGACGTGGATTGGACAGGGTGTTCACCGAGCCATATTCCTCCAGGGCATGGAGGATGGTGCTGACATTGTAATACTGATCCGATAACTGCAGGCCGTACCAGACCGAATTTTCATTGAGCGCTTCGCTGATCACATTCAGGGTGGTACCGGTGGTCCGCAGGGCGTTCTGGCTTATGGTTGCCTCGAATTTTTTCCAGTCAATGCCCAGCTCATGGGAGCTATTGAGGTTCACCTCGAGAATCTTGGCCTCGATCAGCACCTGGCGGCGGTATTTTTCCTTTATGGTCTCCATATAGGAGTTGATTTCCTGGACGATATGGGGCCGGGCGATGACCATGAGGGTGCCGGTAGCCCGGTTGAGGGAGTAGGTGCCA encodes:
- the mshL gene encoding pilus (MSHA type) biogenesis protein MshL → MYSNKTLLTWLLMASLFLSGCAHTTSPARDKMPQWGESTLVPPETQVSRPPTPPADKEPPKPRFKNLSPLDLQKVSISFYQEDYRAVLQVLARAAGFNLVIDDEAEQILGSGRALTADFSERPVRTVLDHVCRALDVTWTEENGTIYVRGLQRLILDLDFLSSVQESRFNVGGDVLGGGSSGSSDTDMLTPLKGNFELSGGQAGESRDIYGEIQSFVAEHVGSGGTYSLNRATGTLMVIARPHIVQEINSYMETIKEKYRRQVLIEAKILEVNLNSSHELGIDWKKFEATISQNALRTTGTTLNVISEALNENSVWYGLQLSDQYYNVSTILHALEEYGSVNTLSNPRLKVLNGQSAMISVGQSVSYLRSFELETTGTDVGTTQSPTVEIGSLFDGVLLGVTPEIEESGNVSLHLVPIKSEIISLAEKEYQGGNRYAFPVVNLREASTVVRARSGELVILGGLIQDKKQDDDSGLPGFQDIPLIGSMFKYSADRRQRVELVIILRLQVL